The proteins below come from a single Romeriopsis navalis LEGE 11480 genomic window:
- a CDS encoding M48 family metallopeptidase — protein MSPLESIEYSVRESKRAKHVNLRLTRTGNLEVVIPVGFDRAEIPSIISKHERWLNRASARLAKRQPTDPHLAKEGLPNRIELRAIAQEWLIEYTPAPVTRIRMSELDDTVLILWGNTPNEDLCQTALTQWLTRKADQHFTPWIRRLSDDIGLPFNRATFRGQKTRWGSCSSQKNISLNYKLLFLPAPLVNYVFIHELAHTIHMNHSDQFWHLVEQKEPDYRRLDKDLNDAMQYIPRWLEVWLASR, from the coding sequence ATGTCTCCCCTTGAGTCGATCGAATACAGCGTCCGCGAAAGTAAACGCGCGAAACATGTGAACCTGCGTTTAACCCGCACGGGGAATTTGGAAGTGGTGATTCCGGTGGGCTTCGATCGGGCAGAAATCCCCAGCATTATTAGCAAGCATGAGCGCTGGTTGAATCGAGCTAGTGCGCGACTGGCTAAGCGCCAACCGACCGATCCACACTTGGCCAAAGAAGGCTTGCCAAATCGCATCGAGTTGCGGGCGATCGCCCAGGAATGGCTGATCGAATACACCCCCGCGCCCGTCACTCGGATTCGCATGAGTGAGCTGGATGACACCGTGCTGATCCTCTGGGGCAATACGCCGAATGAAGATCTCTGCCAAACGGCGCTAACGCAATGGCTGACCCGTAAAGCTGATCAGCATTTCACGCCTTGGATTCGGCGGCTGAGTGATGACATTGGGCTACCCTTTAACCGTGCAACTTTTCGGGGTCAAAAGACCCGCTGGGGCAGTTGCTCATCGCAGAAAAATATTAGTTTGAATTACAAGCTGCTCTTTCTACCGGCTCCCTTGGTGAATTACGTGTTTATTCACGAGCTGGCCCATACAATCCATATGAATCATTCGGATCAGTTCTGGCATCTGGTCGAACAGAAGGAACCCGATTATCGCCGCCTGGATAAGGATTTGAATGATGCAATGCAGTATATTCCGCGTTGGCTGGAAGTTTGGTTGGCGAGTCGCTAG
- a CDS encoding class I SAM-dependent methyltransferase: protein MAQSAKFWDIIAKFYAKQPVADEASYQKKLAVTREYLRPDMEVLEFGCGTGSTAIVHAPYVKHIQAVDISAKMLKIAQGKATASNITNITFTQSTLDQLDIPDQSLDVVLGLSILHLLEDKAATIAQVHKILKPGGIFVTSTTCLDGSNQLFQRIMSIGTALGILPLIKFFTVQELVDSFTQSGFEIDHQWQPSPDKAVFIIAKKPM, encoded by the coding sequence ATGGCTCAGTCAGCCAAGTTTTGGGACATCATCGCCAAGTTCTATGCCAAGCAACCCGTTGCGGATGAAGCCTCATACCAGAAGAAGTTAGCCGTTACCCGCGAGTACTTGCGGCCCGATATGGAAGTCCTAGAATTTGGCTGTGGCACTGGCTCGACCGCGATCGTCCATGCACCCTACGTCAAGCACATCCAAGCCGTGGACATTTCCGCGAAGATGCTCAAAATTGCCCAAGGCAAAGCCACTGCTAGCAACATCACAAACATCACTTTTACCCAATCAACCCTCGATCAACTAGATATCCCTGATCAAAGCCTAGATGTCGTATTAGGTCTCAGCATTCTCCACTTACTCGAAGATAAAGCCGCCACCATCGCGCAGGTGCATAAAATACTCAAACCCGGTGGTATTTTCGTCACCAGCACCACCTGTTTGGACGGCTCAAATCAATTGTTTCAGCGCATTATGTCGATCGGCACAGCCCTCGGCATATTGCCCCTAATCAAATTTTTTACCGTACAGGAATTGGTCGATAGTTTCACCCAGAGCGGATTTGAGATCGATCACCAATGGCAACCCAGCCCCGACAAAGCCGTATTCATCATCGCCAAAAAGCCCATGTAG
- the pyrC gene encoding dihydroorotase has translation MESITLTRPDDWHLHLRDGEALKAVLPHTTKQFARAIVMPNLKPPVRSVADAAAYRDRILAAIPAGQQFEPLMTLYLTDNTSPEEIIAAQAAQFVKAVKYYPAGATTNSDLGVTDIGKCDRVFEAMQQVDMPLLLHGEVTDRGVDTFDREKVFIEQHLIPLRQRFPKLRIVLEHITTAEAVAFVLGADNVAATITPQHLLFNRNAIFQGGIRPHFYCLPILKRETHRLALIEAATSGNPKFFLGTDSAPHERGKKEMSCGCAGCFSALHAMELYAAAFESVDALDKLEGFASFYGPDFYRLPRNSEQITLKKTSWRVPDEVPFVGAGLVPLGAGEEMTWQMTG, from the coding sequence ATGGAAAGTATTACTCTGACTCGACCGGATGATTGGCATTTGCATTTGCGTGATGGTGAGGCGCTGAAGGCGGTGCTGCCCCATACGACTAAGCAGTTTGCGCGGGCGATCGTCATGCCGAATTTGAAGCCGCCGGTGCGATCGGTGGCAGATGCGGCGGCTTATCGCGATCGTATCCTGGCGGCGATTCCGGCGGGTCAGCAGTTTGAGCCGTTGATGACGCTATATCTGACGGATAATACGAGTCCTGAGGAGATTATTGCGGCGCAGGCAGCTCAGTTCGTGAAGGCGGTGAAGTATTATCCGGCGGGGGCGACGACGAATTCGGATTTGGGTGTGACGGATATTGGCAAGTGCGATCGGGTTTTCGAGGCGATGCAGCAGGTGGATATGCCGCTGTTGTTGCATGGGGAAGTGACGGATCGGGGGGTGGATACGTTCGATCGGGAGAAGGTGTTTATTGAACAGCATTTGATTCCGTTGCGGCAGCGCTTTCCGAAGTTGCGGATTGTGCTGGAGCATATTACGACGGCGGAGGCGGTGGCGTTTGTGCTGGGGGCGGATAATGTGGCGGCGACGATTACACCGCAGCATTTGTTATTTAACCGCAATGCGATTTTTCAGGGGGGGATTCGGCCCCATTTTTATTGTTTGCCGATTTTGAAGCGAGAGACGCATCGGTTGGCACTGATTGAAGCGGCGACTTCGGGGAATCCGAAGTTTTTCTTGGGGACGGATAGTGCGCCGCATGAACGTGGCAAGAAGGAAATGTCCTGTGGCTGTGCGGGGTGTTTTTCGGCGCTACATGCGATGGAGTTGTATGCGGCGGCGTTTGAGTCGGTGGATGCGCTGGATAAGCTGGAGGGGTTTGCAAGTTTTTATGGGCCAGATTTTTATCGGTTGCCGCGTAATTCGGAGCAGATTACGTTGAAGAAGACAAGTTGGCGGGTGCCGGATGAGGTGCCGTTTGTGGGAGCAGGGCTGGTGCCTTTGGGGGCGGGTGAGGAGATGACTTGGCAGATGACAGGCTGA
- a CDS encoding CAP domain-containing protein encodes MKKSLILTVLAGLMLIAEPATAHKTEKIDRQSVSLIAQATPSSKAEKLKSQINSLRTDPSAYAKDLGKIIAAAKEGDIKEYKKLSGSPWGLPNENQLKRWQELQTYLATAKPVNALAWDAADSQLGRAAQTKQNRSGVAFAEGYTFSSFYWLFHDRQLTSLRQLRSPASDRASIHLYKTKGDDNPQARLTMSVDFQRLVSPEERLVYLSYKKALSEAEINLVRESWLAIANTGRNNFNYRKNNKYAKNLSGKTTLTFNHKTQQKIQSPLYRDADVMVDLTLNKKLNDIAQIQAVHNAKIQKSGHDGPTDYLIKDGKKNLKELGDRLKYIEYPRSAGEAAGDSTLSNYPTAWMKSETHYRPFFNVGQAYKDIGFGVARGSNGRWYAVAVIGHAK; translated from the coding sequence ATGAAGAAATCTCTAATTTTAACTGTCCTAGCTGGCCTCATGCTGATAGCAGAACCGGCAACAGCACATAAGACAGAAAAAATTGATCGGCAATCTGTGAGTCTGATCGCACAAGCCACCCCCTCATCAAAGGCAGAAAAGCTAAAAAGTCAGATCAATTCTTTGAGGACAGATCCCTCGGCCTATGCAAAAGACCTTGGGAAGATTATTGCAGCGGCCAAAGAAGGCGATATTAAAGAATACAAAAAACTCAGTGGCTCACCATGGGGACTGCCAAATGAAAATCAATTGAAACGCTGGCAAGAACTGCAAACCTATTTGGCAACGGCGAAACCAGTTAACGCCCTGGCATGGGATGCCGCAGACAGTCAATTAGGCCGCGCCGCGCAAACCAAGCAAAACCGTAGTGGAGTAGCCTTTGCTGAAGGTTATACCTTCAGCAGTTTTTACTGGCTCTTCCATGACCGCCAACTGACAAGCCTCAGACAGCTCCGTTCACCGGCCTCCGATCGTGCAAGTATTCATTTATACAAAACAAAAGGTGATGATAACCCACAAGCGCGGCTAACGATGTCAGTGGATTTTCAGCGGCTAGTCTCACCGGAAGAGAGACTGGTCTATCTATCCTACAAGAAGGCACTATCTGAAGCTGAGATCAATTTAGTCCGCGAAAGTTGGTTGGCAATTGCCAATACTGGCCGTAATAATTTCAATTATCGCAAGAACAATAAATATGCAAAGAATCTCTCAGGGAAAACCACTCTTACTTTTAATCACAAGACCCAGCAAAAGATCCAATCCCCACTCTACCGAGATGCTGATGTCATGGTAGATCTGACCTTAAATAAGAAATTAAATGACATTGCCCAAATCCAGGCTGTGCATAATGCCAAAATCCAGAAATCAGGGCATGACGGACCAACAGATTATCTGATCAAGGATGGTAAGAAAAATCTTAAAGAGTTAGGAGATCGACTTAAGTATATCGAATATCCGCGGAGCGCTGGCGAGGCTGCTGGTGATAGCACCTTGAGCAATTACCCAACAGCATGGATGAAGAGCGAAACCCACTACCGTCCATTCTTTAATGTTGGCCAGGCATATAAAGATATTGGCTTTGGAGTGGCTCGTGGCTCCAATGGTAGATGGTATGCCGTTGCTGTGATCGGACACGCCAAATAG
- a CDS encoding dioxygenase family protein, which yields MAKLWLTSTSRRGFLRRSPLCLAALVLAACRRTGGQVRDRATAQSVATPIGPDTATELALTPACGDRVITPPQTAGPFYRPNSPRRQSLRSAETAGQRLRLTGQVLGQDCQPLANCLVDFWQADAAGEYETQGDRLWGHQFTDGEGRYRLETVVPGIYPGRTRHLHVLVQPANGPVLTTQLYFPQETLNADDLLFQPELLMSVQESSVGQQAAFNFVVATPGAVAPTQDVAGDLWAQLQWPQAAYFILMRHALAPGMGDPDNFRLGDCATQRNLSAAGRAQARRTGAALQRRGVALRRVQSSQWCRCMETAALMAVGPVKPFAAINSFFQDRSTEAVQTKAVQQFMLDNSAKPGVSLMVTHFVNIAALTGSGVASGELVVMRVGEGKRLEVVGTIDAF from the coding sequence ATGGCGAAATTGTGGCTCACTTCGACCAGTCGACGTGGTTTTCTGCGGCGATCGCCGCTGTGCTTGGCGGCGTTGGTTCTGGCTGCCTGTCGTCGGACTGGGGGCCAGGTGCGTGATCGCGCTACTGCGCAGTCGGTTGCGACCCCCATCGGCCCGGACACTGCGACCGAGTTGGCGCTGACCCCTGCCTGTGGAGATCGCGTTATCACGCCACCTCAAACTGCTGGCCCCTTTTACCGGCCGAATTCGCCGCGGCGGCAGTCGTTGCGGTCTGCCGAGACTGCCGGTCAGCGGTTGCGCCTCACTGGCCAAGTGCTGGGCCAAGATTGTCAACCCCTGGCGAATTGTCTGGTGGATTTTTGGCAGGCTGATGCCGCGGGTGAGTACGAGACCCAGGGCGATCGATTGTGGGGGCATCAGTTTACTGATGGTGAGGGCCGTTACCGGCTTGAAACGGTTGTGCCAGGGATCTATCCGGGGCGGACGCGCCACCTGCATGTGCTGGTGCAGCCAGCCAATGGGCCGGTATTGACGACGCAGCTTTATTTCCCCCAAGAGACGCTTAACGCTGATGATTTGTTGTTTCAGCCGGAGCTGTTGATGTCTGTGCAGGAGAGTTCGGTGGGGCAGCAGGCCGCATTTAACTTTGTGGTTGCGACGCCTGGGGCTGTGGCTCCGACCCAGGATGTCGCAGGGGACCTCTGGGCGCAATTGCAATGGCCGCAAGCCGCTTATTTTATTTTGATGCGCCATGCGCTGGCACCTGGTATGGGCGATCCGGATAACTTTCGGCTGGGCGATTGTGCCACCCAACGCAATCTTTCTGCGGCTGGTCGGGCGCAGGCCCGGCGTACGGGGGCAGCGCTGCAGCGGCGTGGTGTGGCGCTGCGGCGGGTGCAGTCGAGCCAGTGGTGTCGCTGTATGGAGACGGCGGCGCTGATGGCGGTGGGGCCAGTGAAACCCTTTGCGGCGATTAATTCATTTTTTCAAGATCGTTCGACTGAAGCGGTGCAAACCAAGGCGGTGCAGCAGTTTATGCTGGATAATTCGGCGAAACCAGGCGTCAGCTTGATGGTGACGCACTTTGTCAATATTGCGGCTTTGACGGGCAGTGGTGTGGCTTCCGGGGAACTGGTTGTGATGCGGGTGGGGGAGGGTAAACGCTTGGAGGTCGTGGGGACGATCGACGCGTTTTGA
- a CDS encoding TRAP transporter small permease subunit codes for MDVLRRLVQSLPPKLLPFARRVDRLNRWIAKFCYLLVMLMIGLGVWNVIGRFLGRLLGMNLTSNSLIEGQWYLFSLLFLLGGAYTLFRDGHVRVDIFYNQWNDRQKAIANLLGTIVFLIPFCIVIFLSSWSEVFNSWSTWEISPDPGGLPRYPLKTMILVSVVLLMLQGIAEIIKNWAFLTGHTDTSPQR; via the coding sequence TTGGACGTCTTACGCCGCTTAGTGCAATCCCTACCCCCGAAGCTACTCCCCTTCGCCCGGCGGGTCGATCGACTCAACCGCTGGATCGCCAAATTCTGCTACCTGCTCGTGATGCTGATGATCGGCCTCGGCGTCTGGAACGTGATTGGCCGCTTCCTCGGACGACTGCTCGGCATGAACCTCACCTCCAACTCCCTAATCGAAGGCCAGTGGTATCTCTTCTCCCTGCTGTTCCTGCTCGGCGGGGCCTACACCCTCTTCCGCGATGGCCACGTCCGCGTCGATATCTTCTACAACCAATGGAACGATCGCCAAAAAGCGATCGCCAATCTCCTGGGCACGATCGTCTTCCTCATTCCCTTCTGCATCGTCATCTTCCTCAGCTCCTGGTCCGAAGTCTTCAACTCCTGGTCTACCTGGGAAATCTCCCCCGACCCCGGCGGTCTCCCCCGCTACCCACTCAAAACCATGATTCTCGTCTCCGTCGTTCTACTCATGCTCCAAGGCATCGCCGAAATCATCAAAAACTGGGCCTTCCTCACCGGCCACACCGACACCTCCCCACAGCGCTAA
- a CDS encoding TRAP transporter large permease, translating to MGEWIIEVDTTWMGPGMFLGALVLLAFGYPVAFALGGVGILFGLAGVGLGVFDWQLFTALPDRFFGTMSNFTLLAIPYFIFLGAMLQKTGIAERLLETMGILFGRLRGGLALAVVLVGALLAATTGVVAATVVAMGMISLPVMLRYGYNKQLATGVIAASGTLGQIIPPSVVLVVLGDQLGISVGDLFLGSLIPGLLITAAFALHVLISAWLRPDIAPALPATVREIGGKALAGRVLKAMLPPLLLILLVLGSIFFGFATPTEAGAVGCLGAIVLAYFNRQLNLNTLRQACDDTLRTTSMVIFILFGSTLFSLVFRGLEGDRFMTEALVNLPGGTLGFMLVSMLVVFVLGFFIDFFEIAFIVIPLFVPVAQKLGIDLIWYGVVLGANLQTSFLTPPFGFALFYLRSVAPPEVKTTDIYRGVIPFIVLQLLVLALIIAFPGIVNFLPSLTPSAS from the coding sequence ATGGGTGAGTGGATTATTGAAGTCGATACCACATGGATGGGGCCAGGCATGTTCCTGGGCGCATTGGTATTGCTAGCCTTCGGCTACCCCGTTGCCTTTGCCCTTGGGGGCGTTGGCATCCTCTTCGGCCTCGCGGGGGTGGGCCTCGGCGTCTTCGATTGGCAACTCTTTACGGCCTTGCCCGATCGCTTCTTCGGCACCATGTCGAACTTCACCCTCCTCGCCATCCCCTACTTCATCTTCCTCGGCGCAATGCTCCAAAAAACCGGCATCGCCGAACGGCTGCTGGAAACCATGGGCATCCTCTTCGGTCGTTTGCGCGGTGGCCTCGCCCTGGCTGTCGTCCTGGTCGGCGCATTGCTCGCCGCCACCACCGGCGTCGTCGCCGCCACCGTCGTCGCCATGGGCATGATTTCCCTACCCGTAATGCTGCGCTACGGCTACAACAAACAACTCGCCACCGGCGTCATCGCCGCCTCCGGCACCCTCGGCCAAATCATCCCCCCCAGCGTCGTGCTCGTCGTCCTCGGCGACCAACTCGGTATCTCCGTCGGCGACCTCTTCCTCGGCTCCCTCATCCCCGGATTACTGATCACCGCCGCCTTTGCCCTGCACGTCTTGATCAGTGCCTGGCTCAGGCCCGACATCGCCCCCGCCCTGCCCGCCACAGTCCGCGAAATCGGCGGCAAAGCCCTCGCCGGACGCGTGCTCAAAGCCATGCTGCCGCCACTGCTGCTAATCCTACTCGTCCTCGGCAGCATCTTCTTTGGCTTTGCCACCCCCACTGAAGCCGGAGCCGTCGGTTGCCTCGGCGCGATCGTCCTCGCCTACTTCAACCGCCAACTCAACCTCAACACCCTCCGACAAGCTTGCGACGACACCCTGCGCACCACCTCAATGGTGATTTTCATTCTGTTTGGTTCGACGCTATTTAGTTTGGTCTTTCGGGGATTAGAGGGCGATCGATTTATGACCGAAGCCCTAGTTAATCTGCCCGGCGGCACCCTCGGCTTTATGCTCGTCAGCATGTTGGTGGTCTTCGTCTTAGGCTTCTTTATCGACTTCTTTGAGATTGCCTTTATCGTCATTCCACTGTTTGTACCAGTGGCCCAAAAGCTCGGCATTGACCTGATTTGGTACGGCGTCGTCCTAGGTGCAAACTTGCAAACCTCATTCCTCACACCGCCCTTTGGCTTTGCGCTGTTCTATCTTCGTAGTGTTGCACCACCCGAAGTTAAAACCACCGATATTTATCGCGGTGTGATTCCATTTATTGTGCTACAGCTATTAGTCTTAGCATTGATCATTGCATTCCCTGGCATCGTCAATTTTCTGCCCAGCTTGACTCCATCTGCATCATAG
- a CDS encoding TRAP transporter substrate-binding protein, translated as MKRRQLILGSASAMALGGCIRIRRATSGESTTDSSLPRVEWRMTTSWPKSLDTIFGGAATICDRVAAMTDGRFKITPYAAGEIAPGLKVFDTVQKGSVECGHTASYYYIGKNPAFAFGTSVPFGLTAQQQNAWLYQGGGLDMMRQIYGDFGIINFPAGNTGAQMGGWFKRQVNSVNDLKGLKMRIPGLGGKVMERLGVNVQGLPGGEIYLALDRGVIDAAEFVGPYDDEKLGLHKTAKYYYYPGWWEPGPTLDVQVNKTAWAKLPKEYQAVFETAAYESNLTMMARYDTLNQAALGRLVAGGTQLTAYSKEILAAAQKAAFEIYDEDASQNAGFKQVYEQWTDFRKRVYNWNRVNELSFTDFAIGKQPIEAAFP; from the coding sequence ATGAAGCGGCGGCAATTAATTTTGGGTTCGGCCAGTGCGATGGCCCTTGGCGGTTGTATCCGGATTCGGCGAGCGACTTCGGGGGAAAGTACGACCGATAGCTCGTTGCCTCGCGTGGAATGGCGGATGACGACGAGTTGGCCGAAGTCCCTAGACACGATTTTTGGTGGGGCGGCGACGATTTGCGATCGGGTCGCCGCCATGACCGATGGTCGCTTTAAGATTACGCCCTATGCGGCGGGGGAGATTGCGCCGGGGCTGAAGGTGTTTGATACGGTGCAGAAGGGGTCGGTGGAGTGCGGGCATACCGCTAGCTACTACTACATTGGTAAAAATCCGGCTTTTGCCTTTGGGACTTCGGTGCCCTTTGGGCTGACGGCACAGCAGCAGAATGCTTGGCTGTACCAGGGCGGCGGATTGGATATGATGCGTCAAATCTATGGGGATTTTGGCATCATCAATTTCCCGGCGGGCAATACCGGGGCGCAGATGGGCGGCTGGTTTAAGCGACAAGTGAATTCCGTGAATGACTTAAAAGGTCTGAAAATGCGGATTCCGGGTTTGGGCGGCAAGGTGATGGAGCGGCTGGGTGTAAATGTTCAAGGTTTGCCGGGTGGGGAAATTTATCTGGCCCTCGATCGCGGGGTAATCGATGCCGCGGAGTTTGTGGGTCCCTATGATGATGAGAAATTAGGACTGCATAAAACGGCGAAGTATTATTACTATCCGGGCTGGTGGGAGCCGGGGCCGACGCTGGATGTACAGGTGAATAAAACGGCTTGGGCCAAGTTGCCCAAAGAATACCAAGCGGTGTTTGAAACAGCGGCCTATGAGTCGAATTTGACGATGATGGCTCGCTATGACACGTTAAACCAAGCGGCGTTGGGGCGTTTGGTTGCGGGGGGAACGCAATTAACGGCCTATAGCAAAGAAATCCTGGCGGCGGCTCAGAAGGCAGCATTTGAAATCTATGACGAAGATGCGAGTCAGAATGCTGGATTTAAGCAGGTGTATGAGCAGTGGACGGATTTCCGCAAGCGAGTCTACAACTGGAATCGGGTGAATGAGCTAAGCTTTACGGATTTCGCGATCGGCAAACAACCTATAGAGGCGGCTTTCCCGTGA
- a CDS encoding carbonic anhydrase, whose translation MRKLITGIREFQSSYYQEKRELFEQLGHGQSPRVLFITCSDSRIDPNLILQAEPGELFVIRNAGNIIPPYGSANGGEGASMEYALQALDIDQIIICGHNHCGAMKGLLKLNKLQEDLPLVYDWLKHTEATRRILKDCYQGYEGDELIEIAVAENILTQIDNLETYPIVRSRMQQGRLHIYGWLYEIESGEVQAYNPATEQFELPQSQLYPEDMGDQQEIKPGRFVKSSAPLVKAVEAPQPTNAYQPTPLGTNWLSAEQSNRIYRGSNRSR comes from the coding sequence ATGAGAAAGCTAATTACCGGCATTCGGGAATTTCAATCCAGCTATTACCAGGAAAAGCGTGAGCTGTTCGAACAGCTGGGTCACGGTCAAAGTCCACGGGTGCTCTTTATCACCTGCTCCGACTCACGGATTGATCCGAATCTCATCTTGCAAGCCGAACCCGGCGAACTCTTTGTCATTCGCAACGCTGGCAATATCATCCCGCCCTACGGCTCGGCCAACGGCGGCGAAGGCGCATCAATGGAATATGCCCTCCAAGCCCTCGACATCGACCAAATCATCATCTGCGGCCACAACCACTGCGGCGCGATGAAGGGTTTACTCAAACTCAACAAGCTCCAGGAAGACCTCCCCCTCGTCTACGATTGGCTCAAACACACCGAAGCCACCCGCCGCATTCTCAAGGATTGCTACCAAGGCTACGAAGGCGATGAGCTGATCGAAATTGCCGTCGCGGAGAATATCCTGACCCAGATCGATAACCTGGAGACCTATCCGATCGTCCGATCGCGGATGCAGCAGGGCCGACTCCACATCTATGGCTGGCTCTACGAAATCGAATCCGGCGAAGTCCAAGCCTATAACCCCGCCACCGAGCAATTCGAACTGCCCCAATCACAGCTTTATCCCGAAGATATGGGTGATCAACAAGAGATTAAGCCCGGACGATTCGTTAAGAGCAGCGCGCCGCTCGTGAAAGCCGTTGAAGCACCGCAGCCAACGAACGCATATCAACCGACTCCATTGGGGACTAACTGGCTATCAGCCGAACAATCAAATCGCATCTACCGTGGCAGCAATCGATCGCGTTAA